A section of the Marinoscillum sp. 108 genome encodes:
- a CDS encoding DUF4249 family protein — translation MSRHILQVFLIVTLMHSAGCESPYDFDSEYTEYLIVDGKVTNIGSEVILSYSGKFDANNSTLKPLTGAEVLLEDDAGASYKFIANTNVYTPPQGFSPKVDETYTLKVLAAGQSIISEPETIHPGFSFHLEAEEVTREVFSPSKVTKMIHGLDIIAHIDSTIPDNTYVKWDYMVLWTHPYTGQLMRESGASQFKVMSSADLKSSGSSSFVVLFWEDIQRYFYAEGVAGLEPAVNFQYHIFVTQTTLSKRAYQYWQQIHAQLKNTGGIFDAILGTIDGNLSIHGADLPVLGYFSAGTAIRQEIVLDDVMILVP, via the coding sequence TTGAGCCGGCATATTTTACAGGTCTTTTTGATTGTTACACTGATGCACTCTGCCGGGTGTGAGTCTCCCTATGATTTTGATAGTGAGTACACCGAATACCTGATCGTAGATGGAAAGGTCACCAATATAGGTTCGGAAGTAATCCTCAGTTATTCAGGTAAGTTTGATGCGAACAATTCTACCCTGAAACCCCTCACTGGGGCTGAGGTTTTATTGGAAGATGATGCCGGAGCCAGCTATAAGTTCATAGCAAACACCAATGTGTACACACCCCCTCAGGGATTTTCACCAAAAGTAGATGAAACGTACACTCTGAAAGTACTGGCGGCAGGTCAAAGCATTATTTCGGAACCGGAAACCATCCATCCCGGATTTTCCTTTCACCTGGAAGCAGAAGAAGTAACCCGCGAGGTTTTTAGCCCTTCTAAGGTGACTAAAATGATACATGGTCTTGATATCATCGCACATATTGACAGTACCATCCCGGACAATACTTACGTAAAATGGGATTACATGGTCCTTTGGACACATCCTTATACCGGCCAGCTGATGCGCGAATCAGGAGCCAGCCAGTTTAAAGTGATGTCCTCTGCTGACTTGAAAAGCAGTGGCTCTTCTTCCTTTGTGGTCCTCTTTTGGGAGGACATTCAGCGGTATTTTTACGCTGAAGGCGTGGCAGGCCTCGAGCCTGCTGTCAACTTCCAGTACCACATCTTTGTCACACAAACTACGCTCTCTAAGCGGGCCTATCAGTACTGGCAACAGATTCACGCCCAGCTAAAAAACACAGGCGGTATTTTTGATGCCATACTCGGCACCATCGATGGCAATCTATCCATTCATGGGGCGGATCTCCCGGTTTTGGGATATTTCTCTGCTGGAACCGCCATCAGGCAGGAAATCGTACTCGATGACGTAATGATTCTCGTACCATGA
- a CDS encoding DUF4249 family protein: MSRSVNNHKAFPFLLVLLTITLLTPGCEEPYQFDKEYSRFILIDGRVTTNGSRVIVSYSGGYNSDSTILTPITDATVIVESFSGQYYVFESLLNNVYNPPEDFDPVAGETYLLTVQVGDKTILSRPETMVSALPFDLTATYAERTVFTANNEAEIRYGHDVTASFVRSIPETTFLKWKYEGDWEHPYTYVDYHEVTGSQFNLMSGSELNAAGISGFDVLWFPNQNDTYSEALDFAIQVEDLEEDDYIGTLTPENQQEILDSLTLVNDTTPAKQYVYTLRVIQSTLSERAYTYWDQILTQQRNTGTIFDALPAEFEGNLFVPNTNEVVLGYFSAEDIEMREYELFYIMDRVK; encoded by the coding sequence ATGAGTCGCTCAGTCAACAACCATAAAGCTTTCCCGTTCCTCCTGGTTTTGTTAACCATCACCCTCCTTACTCCCGGCTGTGAAGAGCCCTACCAGTTTGACAAAGAGTATTCCCGCTTCATTCTCATAGATGGGCGTGTAACCACCAATGGATCTCGTGTGATCGTGAGCTATTCGGGTGGGTATAATTCTGACAGCACCATTCTCACGCCGATCACTGACGCCACCGTGATCGTAGAGAGTTTCAGCGGCCAGTACTACGTCTTTGAGAGTCTCCTCAATAATGTCTATAACCCACCAGAAGACTTTGACCCTGTGGCAGGAGAAACTTACTTGCTTACCGTGCAGGTGGGTGATAAGACCATTCTTTCAAGACCGGAAACAATGGTGTCTGCTCTACCCTTTGACCTCACCGCAACTTACGCGGAACGAACCGTATTCACGGCTAATAACGAAGCTGAAATCAGATATGGACATGACGTGACTGCCTCATTCGTGCGGTCCATTCCCGAAACCACTTTCTTGAAATGGAAATACGAGGGAGATTGGGAGCACCCCTACACTTATGTGGATTATCATGAAGTGACCGGCTCCCAGTTCAATCTGATGTCCGGATCTGAGCTCAACGCCGCTGGAATCTCCGGCTTTGATGTGCTCTGGTTTCCTAATCAAAACGATACCTACTCAGAGGCTCTGGATTTTGCCATTCAGGTAGAAGACCTGGAAGAAGACGATTATATTGGAACCCTCACACCTGAAAACCAACAGGAAATCCTTGATTCACTCACCCTTGTCAATGACACCACTCCTGCCAAGCAATATGTTTACACGCTGAGGGTTATCCAGTCCACCTTATCCGAAAGAGCATACACCTACTGGGATCAGATACTCACTCAACAGAGAAATACCGGTACCATTTTCGATGCACTGCCAGCTGAGTTTGAAGGGAATCTTTTCGTACCCAACACCAATGAAGTTGTATTGGGTTATTTTTCTGCAGAAGATATTGAAATGCGTGAATATGAGCTTTTTTATATAATGGATAGAGTCAAATGA